One window of the Pedobacter ginsengisoli genome contains the following:
- a CDS encoding DUF2147 domain-containing protein: MKYFSLLLLFSAICFSGFTQNKDAILGKWINSTGEAHVEIAKKGDKYFGKIVWLKETKDDKGVVKTDLKNPDESLKSRPILGLEILKDFVYTGSKWADGTIYDPKSGKTYSCNMTLKDNGQLNMRGYVGISLIGRSEVWKRVK, from the coding sequence ATGAAATATTTTTCGCTGCTATTGCTTTTCTCAGCAATATGTTTTTCTGGCTTTACGCAAAACAAGGATGCGATTCTTGGAAAATGGATTAACTCGACAGGAGAGGCCCACGTAGAAATCGCTAAAAAGGGCGATAAGTACTTTGGTAAAATTGTTTGGCTTAAAGAAACAAAGGATGATAAAGGTGTTGTTAAAACAGATTTGAAAAATCCTGATGAAAGCTTAAAATCAAGGCCTATTCTGGGATTGGAAATTCTTAAAGATTTTGTTTATACAGGTAGTAAGTGGGCTGATGGAACAATATATGATCCTAAGTCTGGCAAAACCTATAGCTGCAATATGACACTTAAAGATAATGGCCAGCTAAATATGAGAGGATATGTTGGTATCTCCTTAATTGGCCGATCGGAAGTTTGGAAAAGAGTTAAATAA
- a CDS encoding porin, whose translation MKRIILLAVALSTGLFANGQETSKIKVSGYLETYYGFDFNKPLDNNRPGFIYSHNRHNEVNLNLGFIKGSYDNGNIRANVAIMAGTYTNANLAAEPGVLKNIYEANAGVKLSKTANLWLDAGVFSSHIGFESAISKDCWVLTRNISSENTPYYESGAKITYGTNDGKFTAALLYLNGWQRITRQAGNSKPAGGMQLTWKPTDRVTVNYSNYLGTEGVDSVQVTRFYHNVYGIFQLTDQLGLTLGLDYGTQQKTKGNSEKKEVLSPVAIAQYKINSTWALAGRFEYYQDKSGIFISTETPDGFKTKGYSINVDYAPIANAVIRLEGKLYQSKDKIFVREQLPVNNNAAVTASIAVSF comes from the coding sequence ATGAAAAGAATAATATTATTAGCCGTTGCCCTATCAACAGGATTATTTGCTAACGGTCAGGAAACATCAAAGATTAAAGTAAGCGGTTATTTGGAAACCTATTATGGGTTCGATTTTAACAAACCATTGGATAACAACAGGCCTGGATTTATATACTCCCACAACCGCCATAATGAGGTAAACTTAAACCTTGGTTTTATTAAGGGAAGTTATGATAATGGTAATATCCGTGCTAATGTAGCCATAATGGCGGGTACTTATACTAACGCAAACCTGGCTGCTGAACCTGGTGTGTTAAAGAATATTTATGAAGCAAACGCAGGTGTAAAGCTTTCTAAAACAGCTAATTTATGGCTTGATGCAGGTGTTTTTTCGTCACATATTGGATTTGAAAGTGCAATTTCTAAAGATTGCTGGGTGTTAACAAGAAACATATCTTCTGAAAATACCCCTTACTATGAGTCGGGTGCTAAAATTACTTACGGAACAAATGATGGTAAGTTTACTGCTGCACTTTTGTATTTAAATGGCTGGCAGCGTATTACCAGGCAAGCTGGAAATAGTAAGCCTGCAGGGGGCATGCAGTTAACCTGGAAACCTACCGACAGGGTAACGGTAAACTATAGCAATTATCTGGGTACTGAAGGTGTGGATTCTGTACAGGTAACCCGCTTTTATCACAATGTGTATGGGATTTTTCAGTTAACAGATCAATTGGGTTTAACCCTTGGCCTTGACTACGGTACTCAACAAAAAACAAAAGGAAATAGTGAGAAAAAAGAAGTCTTATCGCCAGTTGCAATAGCTCAATATAAAATAAACAGTACCTGGGCATTGGCCGGAAGATTTGAGTATTATCAGGATAAAAGTGGTATTTTTATATCTACAGAAACACCCGATGGTTTTAAAACGAAAGGTTATTCTATTAATGTAGATTATGCTCCAATTGCTAATGCGGTAATCAGGCTTGAAGGGAAATTATATCAAAGTAAGGATAAAATATTTGTGCGCGAACAATTACCGGTAAATAATAATGCAGCAGTAACTGCAAGTATCGCAGTGTCATTTTAA
- a CDS encoding AcvB/VirJ family lysyl-phosphatidylglycerol hydrolase, giving the protein MKRCIFLCFMLVCLWVTKGLAGQIDSVTHKKFGLITVYHPTGTPTSVALFVSGDGGWKNGVINMAKNIANQGALVLGIDAKRYGNYLSKVSTQCLYPAADFEELSLFIQKKYKFTNYYKPVLIGYSYGAVLIYGILAQAPANTFKGAIALGFCPDIELKKPLCKGSGLTQHVLKPGVSYYLEATKSLTAPFIVLNGVKDQTCPFDATAAFLKDMPMTELVTLTKVGHGFSIANNWLPNFNAAYKKVLAARAFNEQASQPKAYSGAMPLTLIHSDKKNNLPFVFMISGDGGWTSFDQSLAESMASKGLSVIGLDAQKYFWNAKTPERVTADLSKAVAYYKQELGKENFVLAGYSFGASVVPFLASRLSAEMKNDLRTVFSLSPDVNADFEIHITDMLSLGSSDDKYDVIAEIKKIRSLKPICVFGTEEDADIKDKFVRNGIKVATISGNHHFNDDYTAISSVLLKELAQ; this is encoded by the coding sequence ATGAAAAGATGCATCTTTTTATGCTTTATGCTGGTTTGCCTGTGGGTAACAAAAGGGTTAGCAGGGCAAATAGACTCTGTAACTCATAAAAAGTTTGGCCTAATAACGGTATATCATCCCACCGGTACACCAACTTCTGTAGCTTTATTTGTTTCGGGCGATGGGGGATGGAAGAACGGGGTAATTAATATGGCAAAAAATATTGCCAATCAGGGAGCATTGGTGTTAGGTATTGATGCCAAACGCTATGGAAATTATTTATCGAAAGTGTCTACCCAATGCTTGTATCCGGCAGCCGATTTTGAGGAACTGAGTCTTTTTATCCAAAAGAAATACAAGTTTACTAACTATTATAAACCGGTACTTATTGGGTATTCGTATGGAGCTGTTTTGATATATGGAATATTGGCGCAGGCTCCTGCAAATACATTTAAAGGGGCTATAGCTTTGGGGTTTTGCCCTGATATTGAGCTTAAAAAACCTTTGTGTAAGGGTAGCGGGCTTACGCAACATGTTTTAAAGCCAGGTGTTTCGTATTACCTGGAAGCTACAAAAAGCTTAACGGCTCCGTTTATTGTATTAAATGGGGTGAAGGACCAGACTTGCCCATTTGATGCTACGGCAGCTTTTTTAAAGGATATGCCAATGACCGAGCTTGTTACATTGACAAAAGTAGGCCACGGATTTTCTATAGCTAATAACTGGCTCCCTAATTTTAATGCAGCATATAAAAAGGTATTGGCTGCCCGGGCCTTTAATGAACAAGCTTCGCAGCCTAAGGCTTATTCTGGTGCAATGCCATTAACGCTGATCCATTCTGATAAAAAGAATAACCTGCCTTTTGTTTTTATGATCTCTGGCGACGGAGGGTGGACTAGTTTTGATCAATCGCTTGCAGAGTCTATGGCTTCTAAAGGGTTATCGGTAATTGGGCTTGATGCCCAGAAATATTTTTGGAATGCTAAAACTCCGGAAAGAGTAACGGCAGATTTAAGTAAGGCTGTTGCTTACTACAAACAGGAACTTGGAAAAGAAAATTTTGTACTTGCAGGGTACTCTTTTGGAGCTTCTGTTGTTCCCTTTCTGGCAAGCAGGTTATCCGCTGAAATGAAGAACGACTTAAGAACTGTTTTTTCTCTTTCGCCTGATGTAAATGCTGATTTTGAAATTCATATTACAGATATGCTTAGCCTTGGAAGTTCAGATGATAAGTATGATGTAATTGCTGAAATAAAAAAGATAAGGTCGCTAAAACCAATTTGTGTTTTTGGAACAGAAGAAGATGCGGATATTAAAGATAAGTTTGTGCGAAATGGCATTAAAGTGGCTACAATTTCTGGGAATCATCATTTTAACGATGATTATACAGCCATTTCTTCCGTTCTTTTAAAGGAACTGGCTCAGTAA
- a CDS encoding VOC family protein, giving the protein MMINKVHHIAIICSDYEVSKAFYTDVLGLTIIREVYRAERLSYKLDLALNGVYIVELFSFPDPVKRPSRPEATGLRHLAFEVDDLDKVVSTLNNKGVEAEPIRVDEFTGKRFTFIADPDQLPIEFYEK; this is encoded by the coding sequence ATGATGATAAATAAAGTACATCATATTGCAATAATATGTAGTGATTACGAGGTTTCTAAAGCATTTTATACCGATGTTTTAGGGCTTACAATAATTAGAGAAGTATATAGAGCAGAAAGGTTGTCGTATAAACTTGATCTGGCATTGAATGGGGTTTACATTGTAGAACTTTTCTCTTTTCCTGATCCGGTTAAGCGCCCATCCAGACCAGAAGCTACGGGTTTAAGGCACCTTGCTTTTGAAGTTGATGATCTTGATAAGGTGGTAAGTACGCTTAACAACAAAGGAGTAGAAGCTGAACCGATACGTGTTGATGAGTTTACAGGCAAGCGCTTTACTTTTATTGCTGACCCTGATCAGCTCCCTATTGAATTCTATGAAAAATAA
- the kdpB gene encoding potassium-transporting ATPase subunit KdpB, with translation MKTQNNKLFEPALVQTALKQSFIKLDPRVMVRNPVMFTVEIGTLIMAYVTVYSISHTDQGSALYNFFIFFILLLTVLFANFAEAIAEARGKAQADSLRKTREETPAKVLLSNGNIEMRSSNQLKKGDVFVCETGDVIPTDGEIIEGIATIDESAITGESAPVIRESGGDKSSVTGGTKVLSDHIKVQVSTQPGESFLDKMIALVEGASRQKTPNEIALTILLASFTLVFIIVCVTLKPFADYANTPITIAALISLFVCLIPTTIGGLLSAIGIAGMDRALRANVITKSGKAVETAGDIDVLLLDKTGTITIGNRKATNFYPTAGVIIKNFTDACVLSSLADETPEGKSIIELAAAQENKVLTIAPDGSRFIKFTAETRSSGIDTPDGRRIRKGAFDSIRNIVLTAGNPFPSDIEEQVKIIASNGGTPLVVSENEKALGVIELQDIIKPGISERFERLRKMGVKTVMVTGDNPLTARFIAEKAGVDDFIAEAKPEDKMNYIKEEQAQGKLVAMMGDGTNDAPALAQADVGVAMNSGTQAAKEAGNMVDLDNDPTKLIEIVEIGKQLLITRGTLTTFSIVNDVAKYFAIVPALFIASIPALQSLNVMGLHSPESAILSAVIFNAIIIPFLIPLALRGVAYKPIGASALLLRNLFIYGIGGVIAPFIGIKLIDVVVGLFV, from the coding sequence ATGAAAACTCAAAATAATAAATTATTTGAACCTGCTTTAGTGCAAACTGCATTAAAACAATCCTTTATCAAACTCGATCCGCGGGTGATGGTGCGTAACCCGGTTATGTTTACTGTTGAAATAGGTACACTGATTATGGCTTATGTTACTGTGTACTCTATAAGTCATACAGATCAGGGTTCTGCATTGTATAACTTCTTCATCTTCTTTATCTTATTGCTTACTGTGCTCTTTGCCAATTTTGCAGAGGCAATTGCAGAAGCCAGAGGAAAAGCCCAGGCCGATAGCTTAAGAAAAACAAGAGAAGAAACCCCTGCTAAAGTATTACTAAGCAATGGAAATATCGAAATGCGTTCTTCCAATCAACTTAAAAAGGGCGATGTTTTTGTTTGTGAAACCGGTGATGTTATTCCTACAGATGGAGAGATTATTGAGGGAATTGCCACAATAGATGAATCTGCAATAACAGGAGAATCTGCTCCGGTAATTCGTGAATCTGGTGGTGATAAATCATCTGTTACAGGTGGTACTAAAGTATTATCAGATCATATTAAAGTGCAGGTAAGTACACAGCCAGGTGAAAGTTTTTTAGATAAAATGATTGCCCTTGTGGAAGGAGCATCACGCCAGAAAACACCTAATGAAATTGCATTGACCATATTGCTGGCCAGCTTTACATTGGTGTTTATTATTGTTTGTGTAACCTTAAAACCATTTGCTGATTATGCAAATACACCGATAACAATAGCTGCACTAATCTCATTATTTGTGTGCTTAATACCAACTACAATTGGTGGCTTATTGTCGGCCATTGGTATTGCAGGTATGGACAGGGCGTTGAGGGCCAATGTGATTACAAAGTCGGGTAAAGCTGTAGAAACTGCCGGTGATATTGATGTTTTACTTCTTGATAAAACAGGGACAATTACCATTGGAAACCGTAAGGCTACTAATTTTTACCCTACAGCAGGAGTTATTATTAAAAACTTTACAGATGCCTGCGTGTTGAGTTCGCTTGCTGATGAAACCCCTGAAGGTAAATCGATTATAGAGCTTGCTGCAGCACAGGAAAATAAAGTGCTTACAATCGCTCCTGATGGTTCCAGGTTTATCAAATTCACCGCCGAAACCAGATCAAGTGGTATAGACACTCCAGATGGAAGAAGGATTCGTAAAGGTGCTTTTGATTCCATTAGAAATATCGTTTTAACAGCCGGTAATCCATTTCCATCGGATATTGAAGAACAGGTTAAAATCATAGCCAGTAATGGGGGGACGCCTTTAGTTGTTTCTGAGAATGAAAAAGCTTTGGGGGTGATAGAACTACAGGACATTATAAAACCAGGCATTAGTGAACGTTTTGAACGTTTGCGTAAAATGGGGGTTAAAACGGTAATGGTAACAGGTGATAATCCACTTACAGCCAGATTTATTGCCGAAAAAGCCGGGGTAGACGACTTTATTGCTGAGGCCAAGCCTGAGGATAAAATGAATTACATTAAAGAAGAACAGGCTCAGGGTAAGTTAGTAGCAATGATGGGCGATGGTACTAATGATGCTCCTGCATTAGCGCAGGCAGATGTTGGTGTGGCCATGAACAGTGGAACGCAGGCTGCGAAAGAAGCAGGAAATATGGTTGATTTGGATAATGATCCGACCAAACTCATAGAGATTGTTGAAATAGGTAAACAGCTGTTAATTACCAGAGGTACATTGACTACCTTTTCAATAGTCAATGATGTTGCCAAGTATTTTGCTATTGTGCCTGCATTATTTATAGCTTCTATCCCTGCGTTACAAAGTTTAAACGTGATGGGATTACACAGCCCGGAAAGTGCAATTTTATCAGCTGTAATTTTCAATGCCATCATTATTCCTTTTCTTATTCCACTTGCTTTAAGAGGGGTTGCTTACAAGCCTATAGGTGCAAGCGCACTGTTGTTGAGAAACCTTTTTATTTACGGAATTGGGGGAGTTATTGCACCATTTATCGGTATCAAACTGATTGATGTTGTAGTAGGCTTATTTGTTTAA
- a CDS encoding K(+)-transporting ATPase subunit C, translated as MKKYIIQSIRLTVVLMVLLCVIYPLVVAFAGGFSKGKGGGEKIVKNGKVVGYALLGQSFTKPEYFWGRPSAVGYNAAGSGGSNKGASNQDYLKDVSNRVDTLLKYHPYLKRSDIPADMVTASGSGLDPNISEQGAIMQIKRVAGYRKLDERTVAELVVKNTQGPLMGMFGPSSVNVLKLNLALDELKIK; from the coding sequence ATGAAAAAATATATTATACAATCTATACGCCTTACCGTAGTATTAATGGTATTGCTTTGCGTAATCTACCCGCTTGTTGTGGCATTTGCCGGAGGCTTTTCAAAAGGCAAGGGAGGTGGAGAGAAAATAGTTAAAAATGGTAAAGTGGTTGGGTATGCTTTGCTGGGACAATCTTTTACTAAACCCGAATATTTTTGGGGCAGGCCATCGGCCGTAGGCTATAATGCAGCTGGTTCTGGCGGCTCAAATAAAGGAGCCTCAAATCAGGATTACCTGAAAGATGTATCCAATAGAGTTGATACATTACTAAAATACCATCCTTATTTAAAAAGATCGGATATCCCTGCTGATATGGTTACTGCTTCTGGTAGTGGATTAGATCCTAATATCTCAGAGCAGGGTGCAATAATGCAGATCAAAAGAGTAGCAGGTTACCGTAAGCTAGATGAAAGAACAGTTGCAGAATTGGTGGTGAAAAATACTCAGGGACCTTTAATGGGGATGTTTGGCCCTTCATCTGTAAATGTATTGAAACTTAACCTGGCTCTGGATGAGTTGAAAATTAAATAA
- the kdpF gene encoding K(+)-transporting ATPase subunit F — translation MIVLFLIAIAVFIYMIYVLIKPEKF, via the coding sequence ATGATCGTATTATTTCTAATCGCAATTGCCGTATTCATCTACATGATTTATGTGCTGATCAAACCCGAAAAATTTTAA
- a CDS encoding WD40/YVTN/BNR-like repeat-containing protein, protein MKKIIWCLIFLPLLGFGQTYELTPLTGGTNTSLRGMSIVSDKVAWVSGSNGSIGKTIDGGTTWEWIMPAGYETLDFRDIEAFDADRAVIVNAGAPAFILLTKDGGKTWTETYKNVDSAIFLDGMDFWDEQTGMTFGDPIKDKMQLLRTKDGGATWTDVSDNLKAKMASGEASFAASGSTIKAVGKGKVWIASGGAVSNIYFSNNYGYTWKVFKCPILQGESSTGPFSIAFFDKNKGVVVGGNYLKDKENTNNVLLTNDGGQSWKKPLKPVSGFRSGVTYINSKFLLATGTSGTDVSKDGGLNWYNISSSSFNVVQKAKKGKLILLAGNKGEIYKLTIAAK, encoded by the coding sequence ATGAAAAAAATAATCTGGTGCCTGATCTTTTTGCCCTTATTAGGGTTTGGGCAAACCTATGAATTAACCCCCTTAACAGGAGGTACAAATACAAGCTTAAGGGGTATGTCTATTGTTTCTGATAAGGTTGCCTGGGTAAGTGGTAGTAATGGCAGTATAGGCAAAACTATTGATGGTGGTACAACCTGGGAATGGATTATGCCCGCCGGATATGAAACACTCGATTTTAGAGATATTGAAGCCTTTGATGCTGATAGGGCTGTAATTGTAAATGCGGGTGCTCCTGCATTTATATTGCTTACTAAAGATGGGGGTAAAACCTGGACTGAAACCTATAAGAATGTTGATTCGGCAATTTTTTTAGATGGGATGGATTTTTGGGATGAGCAAACTGGAATGACATTTGGCGATCCGATAAAGGATAAGATGCAGTTGCTAAGAACTAAAGACGGTGGGGCTACCTGGACTGATGTTTCAGATAATTTAAAAGCCAAAATGGCTTCGGGCGAAGCCAGCTTTGCCGCCAGCGGCTCAACTATAAAAGCCGTGGGCAAGGGGAAAGTGTGGATTGCCAGTGGTGGTGCTGTATCTAACATTTATTTTTCGAACAATTATGGATACACCTGGAAGGTTTTTAAATGTCCTATTTTGCAGGGAGAAAGTAGCACGGGTCCGTTCTCTATCGCTTTTTTTGATAAAAATAAAGGTGTTGTAGTAGGTGGTAATTATTTAAAAGATAAAGAGAATACCAATAATGTACTATTAACTAACGATGGTGGGCAGAGCTGGAAGAAACCTCTGAAACCTGTGAGTGGTTTCCGTTCAGGTGTAACTTATATAAATTCAAAGTTCTTGCTTGCAACTGGAACATCTGGAACTGATGTATCTAAAGACGGGGGCCTGAATTGGTATAATATTTCCTCATCAAGCTTTAATGTAGTTCAAAAGGCTAAAAAAGGTAAGCTTATTCTTTTGGCGGGAAATAAGGGCGAGATTTATAAACTTACTATTGCAGCGAAGTAA
- the kdpA gene encoding potassium-transporting ATPase subunit KdpA, protein MNTELLGIIATYLLTLVIAIPLGKYLAKVFAGEKVWTDFLKPVENGIYKLSGINTKEEMNWKQHMKALITINLVWLIYGFFVLMYQDKLPLNPDGNPGMSPDLSFNTIISFVVNCNLQHYSGESGLTYLTQHFVIMFLQFVSAATGIAAAVVLFKAFRDKTSVKLGNFWEYFVKSITRLLLPLSLVMAIVLAFNGTPSSYEAKDQFISVQGDTVNVSRGPAAGMIAIKHLGTNGGGYFGVNSAHPLENPNYITNMVELIAQVIIPIAMVIAFGIFIRRKRLGWMIFGVMTIGMLLLLIPTVSSELGGSPAIAKMGISQATGAMEGKEVRFGPAISGYWSTVTTIISTGSVNSMHDSTMPLTGAWQLLGMMINSFYGGCGVGVLNYFIYLIIAVFISGLMVGRTPEFLGHKVEAREVKIAALITLLSPFLILAGTAIASYVFTNHGDAAWAVQPKNWLNNPGFHGFSEMLYEMTSSNANNGSGFEGLGDNNVFWNVATGFVLLLGRFLPIIGPIAIAGLLGAKKYIPESAGTLKTDTLTFSLMTFAVILVLNALSYFPALALGPLAEYFTIIK, encoded by the coding sequence ATGAACACTGAATTACTCGGAATTATTGCTACCTACCTGCTTACGTTGGTTATAGCTATTCCTTTAGGCAAATACCTGGCTAAGGTATTTGCCGGAGAAAAAGTCTGGACAGACTTTTTAAAACCTGTTGAGAACGGAATTTATAAACTTTCCGGAATCAATACCAAAGAAGAAATGAATTGGAAACAACATATGAAAGCCTTAATTACCATTAACCTGGTATGGCTTATTTATGGTTTTTTTGTATTGATGTATCAGGATAAATTACCCTTAAATCCTGATGGTAATCCTGGTATGTCTCCCGATCTTTCTTTTAATACCATTATTAGCTTTGTGGTTAACTGTAATTTACAGCATTATTCAGGAGAAAGTGGTCTGACTTATCTTACCCAGCATTTTGTAATCATGTTCCTTCAATTTGTAAGTGCTGCAACTGGTATTGCAGCAGCGGTGGTGCTCTTTAAAGCATTTCGTGATAAAACATCCGTTAAACTGGGTAACTTCTGGGAGTATTTTGTAAAATCAATTACACGTCTTTTACTTCCTTTATCGCTTGTAATGGCAATTGTACTTGCCTTTAATGGTACGCCATCAAGTTACGAAGCTAAAGATCAGTTCATTTCCGTTCAAGGTGACACCGTAAATGTATCCAGAGGCCCTGCTGCTGGTATGATTGCCATCAAACATTTGGGAACAAATGGTGGCGGATATTTCGGAGTCAATTCCGCTCATCCTCTTGAAAATCCGAACTACATTACCAATATGGTTGAATTGATTGCACAGGTAATCATCCCTATTGCCATGGTCATCGCCTTTGGTATTTTCATCAGACGTAAAAGACTAGGCTGGATGATCTTCGGGGTTATGACCATTGGGATGCTCCTATTGTTAATCCCAACCGTAAGTTCAGAACTTGGTGGAAGTCCAGCCATTGCAAAAATGGGTATTTCTCAAGCCACAGGCGCTATGGAGGGCAAAGAGGTGCGCTTTGGGCCGGCCATATCGGGTTATTGGAGTACAGTAACCACCATTATATCTACAGGTTCAGTAAATAGTATGCACGACAGTACCATGCCTTTAACAGGCGCATGGCAATTACTGGGTATGATGATCAACTCGTTTTACGGGGGGTGTGGTGTCGGGGTATTGAATTATTTCATCTACCTGATCATTGCTGTATTTATTTCAGGATTAATGGTGGGTAGAACACCGGAATTTCTTGGTCATAAAGTAGAAGCCAGAGAAGTAAAGATCGCCGCATTGATCACCTTACTAAGTCCTTTCCTGATTTTAGCAGGAACAGCAATAGCAAGTTATGTGTTTACCAATCATGGCGATGCAGCCTGGGCAGTACAACCTAAAAACTGGTTAAACAACCCAGGTTTCCATGGTTTTTCTGAGATGTTGTATGAAATGACCTCATCAAATGCTAATAACGGTTCTGGTTTTGAGGGTTTAGGAGATAATAATGTATTCTGGAATGTGGCTACTGGTTTTGTTTTGCTGCTAGGCCGTTTTTTACCAATAATTGGCCCAATAGCCATTGCAGGTTTACTTGGTGCTAAGAAATATATACCAGAATCTGCAGGTACTTTAAAAACTGACACGCTAACATTTAGTCTGATGACTTTTGCCGTGATCCTGGTATTAAATGCCCTTTCTTATTTCCCTGCTTTGGCCTTAGGCCCTCTGGCAGAATATTTTACCATAATTAAGTAG
- a CDS encoding sigma-54-dependent transcriptional regulator has protein sequence MQKTVLIIDDEKKICSLLARIIELEGFKVYQANTGKEGLKILAAQDVYVVISDVKLPDINGVELVKEIKKIKPYAEVINLTAFGTIQDGVMAMRNGAFDYITKGDDNDKIIPLVYKAMDKARLQFRISELENKVARKYDFASILGQSKVIKEAISLSEKVAGTDTTVLLLGETGTGKEVFAQAIHYESLRKMKPFVAVNCSGFNHELLESELFGHKAGAFTGAIKDKKGLLEEANEGTIFLDEIGEMNLDLQAKLLRVLENQTFIKVGDTQTSKINVRIIAATNRDLKTEAENGKFRLDLYYRLSVFSIELPSLSQRKSDILLIAKHYLKEFANKVNKQELVMADDFSELLLKHSWKGNIRELKNVIERVVILAEGNTVAASLLPYEFHNLGEATEQTDPMKMEIVEKQHIIKVLKYTRGNKTETARLLGIGLTTLYRKIEELKITTHL, from the coding sequence ATGCAAAAAACCGTTTTAATAATAGACGACGAGAAAAAGATCTGTAGCCTGTTGGCACGCATCATTGAACTGGAAGGCTTTAAAGTTTACCAGGCAAATACAGGGAAAGAGGGCTTGAAAATTCTGGCTGCTCAAGATGTATATGTGGTAATTAGCGACGTAAAACTTCCTGATATTAACGGAGTTGAACTTGTAAAAGAGATCAAAAAAATTAAACCTTATGCTGAAGTGATCAATCTGACTGCTTTTGGAACAATACAGGATGGTGTAATGGCAATGCGTAACGGTGCTTTTGATTACATTACCAAAGGTGATGATAATGATAAAATTATCCCCTTGGTTTATAAAGCAATGGATAAAGCAAGGCTTCAGTTTAGAATTAGTGAGTTGGAAAATAAGGTAGCCAGAAAGTACGATTTTGCCTCCATACTGGGACAATCAAAAGTAATTAAAGAAGCAATATCATTATCTGAAAAGGTAGCTGGTACTGATACAACAGTACTTTTACTTGGCGAAACAGGTACAGGAAAGGAAGTATTTGCGCAAGCGATCCATTATGAGAGTTTAAGGAAAATGAAACCTTTTGTTGCCGTAAACTGTAGTGGATTTAATCATGAACTTTTAGAAAGCGAACTGTTTGGTCATAAAGCGGGAGCTTTTACAGGGGCAATTAAAGATAAAAAAGGCCTGTTGGAAGAAGCCAATGAAGGTACTATCTTTTTGGATGAAATTGGAGAGATGAATCTGGACTTGCAGGCAAAGCTGCTGCGTGTGTTAGAAAATCAAACCTTTATAAAAGTAGGGGATACACAAACCAGTAAAATCAATGTAAGGATTATTGCTGCTACTAATAGAGACTTAAAAACTGAAGCGGAAAATGGTAAATTCAGATTGGATCTTTATTATCGGCTTTCTGTATTTTCTATTGAACTTCCGTCTTTGTCTCAGCGGAAATCGGACATTTTATTAATTGCCAAACATTACCTAAAAGAGTTTGCTAATAAAGTAAACAAACAAGAACTGGTAATGGCCGATGATTTTTCTGAGCTACTCCTTAAGCATAGCTGGAAAGGGAACATCAGAGAGCTTAAAAATGTAATTGAGCGGGTTGTTATTCTGGCTGAGGGGAATACTGTTGCCGCAAGCCTTTTACCTTATGAGTTTCATAATTTAGGCGAGGCGACAGAACAAACTGATCCTATGAAAATGGAGATTGTTGAGAAACAGCACATCATTAAAGTGTTAAAATACACCAGAGGTAATAAGACTGAAACTGCCCGATTATTGGGCATTGGACTTACCACCTTATACCGGAAAATTGAAGAGTTGAAAATAACAACTCATCTCTAA